One Ahaetulla prasina isolate Xishuangbanna chromosome 1, ASM2864084v1, whole genome shotgun sequence DNA window includes the following coding sequences:
- the NLRC4 gene encoding NLR family CARD domain-containing protein 4 isoform X1, with translation MDFIENNREQLIQRIEMETIKKIVDCLFAKSVLSREEKDSILCQKVRQDASRKLTCSILEKGDEACGIFVRSLEKIDFFLFKKLQGSHTDGQVTQQDVDYLAQDLTNLYRNPSFERFHPLGEEIDIIFNLKNTYTDILLWKKDIHNSRLAQMTLNALLDELESPCIIEGEAGKGKTTLLKKIALLWANEDHPSLMRFKLVFFISLSGVEAGLYETICEQLLKKNYRICKEDFMEILELLAEKVLFLLDGYDEFKSQSCPEIDALIKESHKFKNTVIVTTRTESIRRLRLFGSLIAETGDLTVESAKTLVKNVLKEATLAEGLLSQLESLDSTFQNSGTQLENLMRTPLFVIIACAIQMGESTFTPHTQTTLFSTLYNLLVGKNKHKIRGTSDEHFRLSLIHCGNLALDGIFEQKFVFHPEDFSSVKEQVLLSMGLIHKYTAQRLKEAYTFFHKSFQEYIAGRRLSRLLRSYRDEEVTRGFNYLRRVSSFSDIITTYHSLLLYTCGSSSEATQKVISHLSAIHQQSSLFGLPFARDLFPEELKKYERIAEEEEGLIATRENSFVECAIRFLYESISETTVKKEFEEFFHDKKLYINTQSIPTYVSGFFDYFSNCVSMLEVIKLDFFGTSSATRTAWKTVIPEKAVSLFFNWDRKLKGLEITLKDFNQLEKGDIKYLEKICCAASSLRLIINKCSGLTGKLREVLNSCTNLQDLIVESTPLSMEDEQQITEMMVLKTIKIKDLQSENQQGGLLDGISTLANVEKIIFDNVKMNENTAEKLAEGLKNLKKLNSLQLKELTNVGDGMISIVTSISLYLQELEEICLVNCCISATAVEILVQNICNLPKLSALDLSNNFLGNGGKEALCQLVESLNVLPRMKILMFPWVDDVNVCLVKLEELQRMPQLTKLGLKKWRTTNSDARILSTLFAKASLADLQHLDMAETCLTSEGWLTILKALNHLKKLTFLDFSQEQGFMPSALLVLALARLINQLVSLQEIDLTGWQFDTHELQEINKAKESHRNGLQVRVSSIKPLMDTQFDHSQSPNEVHF, from the exons ATGGATTTTATAGAGAATAACCGTGAACAGCTTATTCAAAGAATTGAGATGGAAACCATCAAGAAAATTGTAGACTGTCTTTTTGCAAAATCTGTTTTGTCACGTGAAGAAAAAGATAGTATCCTTTGCCAAAAAGTAAGGCAGGATGCGTCAAGAAAATTGACATGCTCCATTTTGGAAAAAGGTGATGAAGCATGTGGTATTTTCGTGAGATCACTGGAGAAAATcgattttttcctttttaaaaaactacaggGAAGCC ATACAGATGGGCAAGTTACCCAACAAGATGTTGATTACTTAGCTCAGGATTTAACTAACTTATATAGGAATCCGTCCTTTGAACGTTTTCATCCGCTGGGTGAAGAAATTGATATCATCTTCAATTTGAAGAATACCTATACCGATATCTTGCTTTGGAAGAAAGATATCCATAATTCCCGCTTGGCGCAAATGACTTTAAATGCCCTTTTAGATGAACTTGAAAGTCCCTGTATCATCGAGGGGGAAGCTGGGAAAGGAAAAACGACTCTCCTCAAAAAGATTGCTTTACTCTGGGCTAATGAAGATCATCCTTCTTTGATGAGGTTTAAGCTTGTCTTCTTCATCAGCCTGAGTGGGGTAGAGGCAGGACTATATGAGACCATATGTGAGCAGCTTCTTAAGAAGAACTATAGAATATGTAAAGAAGACTTTATGGAGATACTAGAATTGCTAGCAGAAAAAGTCCTTTTCCTTTTAGATGGGTATGATGAATTCAAGTCCCAGAGCTGCCCAGAAATAGACGCGCTGATAAAAGAAAGTCATAAATTCAAGAACACAGTTATTGTTACTACAAGGACCGAGTCAATTCGAAGACTGAGGCTGTTTGGGTCACTGATTGCTGAGACAGGCGATCTAACCGTGGAAAGCGCAAAAAcactagttaaaaatgttttgaaagaagCCACATTAGCTGAGGGCCTGCTGTCTCAATTGGAGAGCTTGGATTCCACTTTTCAGAATTCAGGGACTCAGCTGGAGAACCTTATGAGGACCCCTTTATTTGTGATTATCGCTTGTGCCATCCAAATGGGAGAATCCACTTTTACTCCACATACACAAACCACTCTGTTCTCCACCCTGTACAATTTGTTGGTAGGGAAAAACAAGCACAAGATCAGAGGGACAAGTGACGAACATTTTCGGCTCAGCCTAATTCACTGTGGAAATTTGGCTTTGGATGGAATCTTTGAGCAAAAATTTGTTTTTCATCCCGAGGATTTTTCCAGTGTGAAAGAACAAGTGCTGTTATCTATGGGCCTTATACACAAGTACACAGCTCAGAGACTAAAAGAAGCATATACATTTTTTCACAAATCTTTCCAAGAATATATTGCAGGTAGAAGACTTTCCAGACTATTGAGATCCTATAGAGATGAGGAAGTAACCAGAGGATTCAATTATCTCCGAAGGGTTAGCAGTTTCTCGGATATAATTACTACTTATCACAGTTTACTTTTGTATACCTGCGGATCGTCTTCTGAAGCCACCCAAAAAGTTATCAGCCATTTATCAGCCATTCATCAGCAGAGTAGTCTTTTTGGATTGCCTTTTGCTCGTGATTTATTTCCAGAAGAACTCAAGAAATATGAACGaattgctgaagaagaagaaggcttAATAGCAACTCGGGAAAATTCATTTGTGGAGTGTGCTATTAGATTCCTTTATGAAAGCATCTCTGAAACAACTGTAAAGAAGGAGTTTGAGGAATTTTTCCATGATAAAAAATTGTACATCAATACCCAGAGCATTCCTACCTATGTCTCTGGATTTTTTGACTACTTTTCTAATTGTGTAAGTATGTTAGAAGTCATCAAATTAGATTTTTTTGGTACTTCATCAGCTACAAGGACAGCATGGAAAACTGTCATCCCCGAAAAGGCAGTGTCCTTATTCTTCAATTGGGATCGAAAGCTCAAAGGTTTAGAAATCACCTTAAAAGATTTCAATCAATTAGAAAAGGGTGATATTAAGTATCTGGAAAAAATATGTTGCGCTGCCTCAAGTCTGAGACTGATTATCAACAAATGTTCTGGCCTCACGGGAAAGTTGAGGGAAGTCCTCAATAGCTGTACAAATCTGCAGGATCTTATTGTAGAGTCCACACCTCTTAGCATGGAAGATGAGCAACAGATAACCGAAATGATGGTACTGAAAACTATAAAGATAAAAGACCTGCAGAGTGAAAACCAGCAGG gGGGGCTTCTTGATGGAATATCTACCCTTGCTAATGTGGAAAAAATTATATTTGATAATGTCAAGATGAACGAGAACACTGCTGAAAAATTAG CTGAAGGCTTAAAGAATTTGAAAAAGTTGAATTCATTGCAATTGAAAGAGCTTACAAATGTTGGAGATGGAATGATAAGTATAGTAACATCAATATCCTTATATCTTCAAGAACTAGAAGAAATTTGTTTGGTTAACTGCTGCATTTCTGCGACTGCTGTAGAAATTCTAG TTCAGAATATTTGCAATTTACCCAAACTTTCTGCACTTGATTTATCCAACAATTTTTTGGGAAATGGAGGAAAAGAAGCTCTTTGTCAATTAG tTGAAAGCTTAAATGTCCTACCAAGGATGAAAATTCTGATGTTCCCTTGGGTGGATGACGTGAATGTTTGCCTTGTTAAGTTAGAAGAGTTACAGAGAATGCCACAGTTGACCAAACTTGGGCTAAAGAAATGGAGAACTACCAACTCTGATGCCAGAATTCTCA GTACTCTTTTTGCAAAAGCATCTTTGGCAGACCTCCAGCATCTGGACATGGCAGAGACTTGCTTGACAAGTGAGGGGTGGCTCACTATCTTGAAGGCGTTAAATCATCTCAAGAAGCTGACATTTCTAGACTTCAGCCAAGAACAAGGCTTTATGCCCTCTGCCCTGTTAGTCTTGGCACTGGCCCGCCTAATAAACCAGTTGGTTTCTTTACAAGAGATTGACCTGACTGGCTGGCAGTTTGATACCCATGAGCTGCAAGAAATTAACAAAGCAAAGGAAAGTCATAGGAATGGGTTGCAAGTAAGAGTTTCTTCAATCAAGCCACTTATGGATACACAATTTGATCATTCCCAGAGCCCTAATGAAGTGCACTTCTAA
- the NLRC4 gene encoding NLR family CARD domain-containing protein 4 isoform X2, with protein sequence MDFIENNREQLIQRIEMETIKKIVDCLFAKSVLSREEKDSILCQKVRQDASRKLTCSILEKGDEACGIFVRSLEKIDFFLFKKLQGSHTDGQVTQQDVDYLAQDLTNLYRNPSFERFHPLGEEIDIIFNLKNTYTDILLWKKDIHNSRLAQMTLNALLDELESPCIIEGEAGKGKTTLLKKIALLWANEDHPSLMRFKLVFFISLSGVEAGLYETICEQLLKKNYRICKEDFMEILELLAEKVLFLLDGYDEFKSQSCPEIDALIKESHKFKNTVIVTTRTESIRRLRLFGSLIAETGDLTVESAKTLVKNVLKEATLAEGLLSQLESLDSTFQNSGTQLENLMRTPLFVIIACAIQMGESTFTPHTQTTLFSTLYNLLVGKNKHKIRGTSDEHFRLSLIHCGNLALDGIFEQKFVFHPEDFSSVKEQVLLSMGLIHKYTAQRLKEAYTFFHKSFQEYIAGRRLSRLLRSYRDEEVTRGFNYLRRVSSFSDIITTYHSLLLYTCGSSSEATQKVISHLSAIHQQSSLFGLPFARDLFPEELKKYERIAEEEEGLIATRENSFVECAIRFLYESISETTVKKEFEEFFHDKKLYINTQSIPTYVSGFFDYFSNCVSMLEVIKLDFFGTSSATRTAWKTVIPEKAVSLFFNWDRKLKGLEITLKDFNQLEKGDIKYLEKICCAASSLRLIINKCSGLTGKLREVLNSCTNLQDLIVESTPLSMEDEQQITEMMVLKTIKIKDLQSENQQGGLLDGISTLANVEKIIFDNVKMNENTAEKLVQNICNLPKLSALDLSNNFLGNGGKEALCQLVESLNVLPRMKILMFPWVDDVNVCLVKLEELQRMPQLTKLGLKKWRTTNSDARILSTLFAKASLADLQHLDMAETCLTSEGWLTILKALNHLKKLTFLDFSQEQGFMPSALLVLALARLINQLVSLQEIDLTGWQFDTHELQEINKAKESHRNGLQVRVSSIKPLMDTQFDHSQSPNEVHF encoded by the exons ATGGATTTTATAGAGAATAACCGTGAACAGCTTATTCAAAGAATTGAGATGGAAACCATCAAGAAAATTGTAGACTGTCTTTTTGCAAAATCTGTTTTGTCACGTGAAGAAAAAGATAGTATCCTTTGCCAAAAAGTAAGGCAGGATGCGTCAAGAAAATTGACATGCTCCATTTTGGAAAAAGGTGATGAAGCATGTGGTATTTTCGTGAGATCACTGGAGAAAATcgattttttcctttttaaaaaactacaggGAAGCC ATACAGATGGGCAAGTTACCCAACAAGATGTTGATTACTTAGCTCAGGATTTAACTAACTTATATAGGAATCCGTCCTTTGAACGTTTTCATCCGCTGGGTGAAGAAATTGATATCATCTTCAATTTGAAGAATACCTATACCGATATCTTGCTTTGGAAGAAAGATATCCATAATTCCCGCTTGGCGCAAATGACTTTAAATGCCCTTTTAGATGAACTTGAAAGTCCCTGTATCATCGAGGGGGAAGCTGGGAAAGGAAAAACGACTCTCCTCAAAAAGATTGCTTTACTCTGGGCTAATGAAGATCATCCTTCTTTGATGAGGTTTAAGCTTGTCTTCTTCATCAGCCTGAGTGGGGTAGAGGCAGGACTATATGAGACCATATGTGAGCAGCTTCTTAAGAAGAACTATAGAATATGTAAAGAAGACTTTATGGAGATACTAGAATTGCTAGCAGAAAAAGTCCTTTTCCTTTTAGATGGGTATGATGAATTCAAGTCCCAGAGCTGCCCAGAAATAGACGCGCTGATAAAAGAAAGTCATAAATTCAAGAACACAGTTATTGTTACTACAAGGACCGAGTCAATTCGAAGACTGAGGCTGTTTGGGTCACTGATTGCTGAGACAGGCGATCTAACCGTGGAAAGCGCAAAAAcactagttaaaaatgttttgaaagaagCCACATTAGCTGAGGGCCTGCTGTCTCAATTGGAGAGCTTGGATTCCACTTTTCAGAATTCAGGGACTCAGCTGGAGAACCTTATGAGGACCCCTTTATTTGTGATTATCGCTTGTGCCATCCAAATGGGAGAATCCACTTTTACTCCACATACACAAACCACTCTGTTCTCCACCCTGTACAATTTGTTGGTAGGGAAAAACAAGCACAAGATCAGAGGGACAAGTGACGAACATTTTCGGCTCAGCCTAATTCACTGTGGAAATTTGGCTTTGGATGGAATCTTTGAGCAAAAATTTGTTTTTCATCCCGAGGATTTTTCCAGTGTGAAAGAACAAGTGCTGTTATCTATGGGCCTTATACACAAGTACACAGCTCAGAGACTAAAAGAAGCATATACATTTTTTCACAAATCTTTCCAAGAATATATTGCAGGTAGAAGACTTTCCAGACTATTGAGATCCTATAGAGATGAGGAAGTAACCAGAGGATTCAATTATCTCCGAAGGGTTAGCAGTTTCTCGGATATAATTACTACTTATCACAGTTTACTTTTGTATACCTGCGGATCGTCTTCTGAAGCCACCCAAAAAGTTATCAGCCATTTATCAGCCATTCATCAGCAGAGTAGTCTTTTTGGATTGCCTTTTGCTCGTGATTTATTTCCAGAAGAACTCAAGAAATATGAACGaattgctgaagaagaagaaggcttAATAGCAACTCGGGAAAATTCATTTGTGGAGTGTGCTATTAGATTCCTTTATGAAAGCATCTCTGAAACAACTGTAAAGAAGGAGTTTGAGGAATTTTTCCATGATAAAAAATTGTACATCAATACCCAGAGCATTCCTACCTATGTCTCTGGATTTTTTGACTACTTTTCTAATTGTGTAAGTATGTTAGAAGTCATCAAATTAGATTTTTTTGGTACTTCATCAGCTACAAGGACAGCATGGAAAACTGTCATCCCCGAAAAGGCAGTGTCCTTATTCTTCAATTGGGATCGAAAGCTCAAAGGTTTAGAAATCACCTTAAAAGATTTCAATCAATTAGAAAAGGGTGATATTAAGTATCTGGAAAAAATATGTTGCGCTGCCTCAAGTCTGAGACTGATTATCAACAAATGTTCTGGCCTCACGGGAAAGTTGAGGGAAGTCCTCAATAGCTGTACAAATCTGCAGGATCTTATTGTAGAGTCCACACCTCTTAGCATGGAAGATGAGCAACAGATAACCGAAATGATGGTACTGAAAACTATAAAGATAAAAGACCTGCAGAGTGAAAACCAGCAGG gGGGGCTTCTTGATGGAATATCTACCCTTGCTAATGTGGAAAAAATTATATTTGATAATGTCAAGATGAACGAGAACACTGCTGAAAAATTAG TTCAGAATATTTGCAATTTACCCAAACTTTCTGCACTTGATTTATCCAACAATTTTTTGGGAAATGGAGGAAAAGAAGCTCTTTGTCAATTAG tTGAAAGCTTAAATGTCCTACCAAGGATGAAAATTCTGATGTTCCCTTGGGTGGATGACGTGAATGTTTGCCTTGTTAAGTTAGAAGAGTTACAGAGAATGCCACAGTTGACCAAACTTGGGCTAAAGAAATGGAGAACTACCAACTCTGATGCCAGAATTCTCA GTACTCTTTTTGCAAAAGCATCTTTGGCAGACCTCCAGCATCTGGACATGGCAGAGACTTGCTTGACAAGTGAGGGGTGGCTCACTATCTTGAAGGCGTTAAATCATCTCAAGAAGCTGACATTTCTAGACTTCAGCCAAGAACAAGGCTTTATGCCCTCTGCCCTGTTAGTCTTGGCACTGGCCCGCCTAATAAACCAGTTGGTTTCTTTACAAGAGATTGACCTGACTGGCTGGCAGTTTGATACCCATGAGCTGCAAGAAATTAACAAAGCAAAGGAAAGTCATAGGAATGGGTTGCAAGTAAGAGTTTCTTCAATCAAGCCACTTATGGATACACAATTTGATCATTCCCAGAGCCCTAATGAAGTGCACTTCTAA